One window of Siniperca chuatsi isolate FFG_IHB_CAS linkage group LG15, ASM2008510v1, whole genome shotgun sequence genomic DNA carries:
- the map4k5 gene encoding mitogen-activated protein kinase kinase kinase kinase 5 isoform X2 encodes MDIFPRPSGEIQRRNPQHDFELIQRVGSGTYGDVYKARNIQTGELAAVKIIKLEPGDDFSIIQQEIFMVKECMHHNIVAYFGSYLCREKLWICMEYCGGGSLQDIYHVTGPLSELQIAYVCRETIQGLGYLHSKGKMHRDIKGANILLTDNGDVKLADFGVAAKITATIAKRKSFIGTPYWMAPEVAAVEKNGGYNQLCDIWAVGITSIELAELQPPMFDLHPMRALFLMSKSSFQPPKLKDKNKWSTAFHNFVKVSLTKNPKKRPTAEKLLSHVYVAQTGLTRRLAVDLLDKMNNPDNHQHYSEVDDDDLEPLSAVRHTIRSTNKQARAERTRSEINSNNGTDQGGPCSSPSFTEGHRGDAVDKLQFEPPLRKETEAHSEMDVSKDNDFPSPWSPFAEGGITTRGHIAHLEDAFEEVELSTLKPGVPPPLPPKPRLNSSSEELGLNDERSLTVRRFPNSENGASQMVRRQSTPEQSNKVEHSSPDFLSASVSSPGLLSHTSDPALSKSECKDNDSDDSVNGDSLKPPPNRQYRKEKKEFPKPAINGLPPTPKVLMGACFSKVFDGCPLKINCATSWIHPDTKDQYLIFGTEDGIYTLNLNELHEATMEQLFPRRCTWLYVINNNLMSLSGKTFQLYTHNLIGLFEQLKKPGLAAQFQTHRFPDKILPRRFALTTKIPDTKGCHKCCIVRNPYTGHKYLCGALQSGIVLLQWYEPMQRFMLIKHFDFPLPSPLKVFEMLVVPEQEYPLVCVAISQGTEPGQVVRFETINLNSCSSWFTEMGTCNQQVDAIHVTQLERDTVLVCLDQNLKIVNLQGRLKSNKKLASELSFDFCIGTVVCLQDSVLAFWKHGMQGKSFKSNEVTQEICDPSRVFRLLGSDRVVVLESRPTDNPTAQSNLYILAGHENSY; translated from the exons CAGCAGGAAATCTTCATGGTGAAGGAATGCATGCACCACAATATTGTGGCCTACTTTGGGAGCTACCTCTG TCGAGAGAAACTTTGGATATGTATGGAGTACTGTGGTGGAGGATCTCTGCAGGACATTTATCATG TGACGGGACCTCTCTCAGAGCTTCAGATAGCATATGTCTGCAGAGAGACCATACAG GGTTTGGGATATCTGCACAGCAAGGGCAAGATGCACCGTGACATCAAG GGTGCCAACATACTTCTTACAGACAACGGAGATGTGAAGTTAG CTGACTTTGGAGTTGCAGCCAAAATAACAGCTACCATTGCCAAAAGAAAGTCCTTCATTGGAACACCTTATTG GATGGCTCCAGAAGTAGCCGCAGTGGAGAAGAACGGTGGCTACAACCAGCTGTGTGATATCTGGGCTGTTGGCATCACATCCATAGAGCTGGCCGAGCTACAGCCTCCAATGTTTGATCTACACCCAATGAG gGCCTTGTTTTTGATGTCGAAAAGCAGCTTCCAGCCTCCGAagctaaaagacaaaaacaaatg GTCCACTGCCTTCCATAACTTTGTCAAAGTGTCTCTGACAAAGAACCCAAAGAAGAGGCCCACTGCAGAAAAACTTCTGTCG CATGTGTATGTGGCCCAGACGGGTTTGACAAGGAGGCTCGCTGTTGACCTCCTAGATAAGATGAACAACCCAGACAACCATCAGCATTACAGTGAGGTGGACGATGATGACCTCGAG CCCCTCTCTGCAGTCAGACACACCATCCGCTCCACCAACAAACAAGCCAGAGCTGAGAGGACACGCTCAGAGATAAACT CAAACAATGGGACAGACCAAGGAGGGCCATGCTCAAGTCCTAGCTTCACTGAGGGACACAGGGGGGATGCAG tCGATAAGCTCCAGTTTGAACCACCACTCCGTAAGGAAACTGAGGCTCATTCTGAAATG GATGTGAGTAAAGATAATGACTTCCCTTCCCCCTGGAGTCCCTTTGCAGAGGGAGGAATAACAACCAG GGGACACATCGCCCACCTTGAAGATGCATTTGAAGAAGTGGAGCT GTCAACCCTCAAGCCAGgggttcctcctcctctgcccccAAAG CCACGATTAAACAGCTCGTCAGAGGAGCTTGGCCTTAATGATGAGAGGTCTCTGACGGTTCGGAGGTTCCCTAACTCCGAGAACGGAGCGAGCCAGATGGTTCGCAGACAGAGCACACCTGAGCAGAGCAACAAGGTAGAGCACTCGTCTCCAGATTTCCTCTCTGCCAGCGTCAGCAGCCCCGGCCTTTTGTCTCACACCTCTGATCCTG cTCTCAGTAAATCTGAATGTAAAG ATAATGATTCGGATGACAGTGTGAATGGAGACAGTCTCAAGCCACCGCCCAACCGACAATACcggaaggagaaaaaggaatTCCCT AAACCAGCTATCAACGGTCTGCCACCCACTCCTAAAGTACTG ATGGGAGCCTGTTTCTCGAAAGTGTTTGATGGCTGTCCACTGAAGATAAACTGTGCCACATCATGGATTCATCCAGACACCAAAG aTCAGTACCTAATCTTTGGGACGGAGGATGGCATCTATACGCTGAATCTTAATGAGCTGCATGAAGCCACAATGGAGCAG CTGTTCCCGAGGAGGTGTACATGGCTGTACGTTATCAACAACAACCTGATGTCTTTATCTG GGAAAACCTTCCAGCTGTACACCCACAATCTCATCGGGCTGTTTGAGCAGCTGAAGAAGCCTGGCCTGGCTGCTCAGTTCCAGACTCACCGCTTCCCAGACAAAATTTTACCCAG GAGGTTTGCCTTGACAACTAAGATCCCCGACACAAAGGGCTGCCACAAGTGCTGCATTG tgAGAAATCCATATACAGGCCACAAGTACTTGTGTGGAGCGTTGCAGTCTGGGATTGTCCTGTTGCAGTGGTATGAGCCCATGCAGAGGTTTATGCTCATCAAG CACTTTGACTTCCCTCTTCCCAGCCCACTGAAGGTGTTTGAGATGCTGGTAGTCCCAGAGCAGGAGTATCCTCTGGTGTGTGTGGCCATCAGCCAGGGCACAGAGCCGGGCCAGGTGGTCCGCTTTGAGACCATCAACCTCAactcctgctcctcctggtTCACAGAGATGGGAACAT GTAATCAACAAGTGGATGCAATCCATGTCACCCAGCTGGAGAGAGACACGGTGTTGGTGTGTTTGGACC AAAATTTGAAGATTGTTAATCTCCAGGGCAGACTGAAGTCCAACAAGAAGCTGGCATCTGAGCTCAGCTTTGACTTCTGCATTGGAACTGTTG TGTGCCTTCAGGACAGCGTCCTGGCCTTCTGGAAACATGGCATGCAGGGAAAGAGCTTCAAGTCTAATGAG GTGACCCAGGAGATCTGTGATCCAAGCAGAGTCTTCCGCCTCCTCGGATCTGACAG GGTGGTGGTTTTGGAGAGCCGACCCACAGACAACCCCACGGCCCAGAGCAACCTCTACATTTTAGCAGGTCATGAGAACAGTTACTGA
- the map4k5 gene encoding mitogen-activated protein kinase kinase kinase kinase 5 isoform X4, whose translation MDIFPRPSGEIQRRNPQHDFELIQRVGSGTYGDVYKARNIQTGELAAVKIIKLEPGDDFSIIQQEIFMVKECMHHNIVAYFGSYLCREKLWICMEYCGGGSLQDIYHVTGPLSELQIAYVCRETIQGLGYLHSKGKMHRDIKGANILLTDNGDVKLADFGVAAKITATIAKRKSFIGTPYWMAPEVAAVEKNGGYNQLCDIWAVGITSIELAELQPPMFDLHPMRALFLMSKSSFQPPKLKDKNKWSTAFHNFVKVSLTKNPKKRPTAEKLLSHVYVAQTGLTRRLAVDLLDKMNNPDNHQHYSEVDDDDLEPLSAVRHTIRSTNKQARAERTRSEINSNNGTDQGGPCSSPSFTEGHRGDAVDKLQFEPPLRKETEAHSEMDVSKDNDFPSPWSPFAEGGITTRGHIAHLEDAFEEVELSTLKPGVPPPLPPKPRLNSSSEELGLNDERSLTVRRFPNSENGASQMVRRQSTPEQSNKVEHSSPDFLSASVSSPGLLSHTSDPDNDSDDSVNGDSLKPPPNRQYRKEKKEFPKPAINGLPPTPKVLMGACFSKVFDGCPLKINCATSWIHPDTKDQYLIFGTEDGIYTLNLNELHEATMEQLFPRRCTWLYVINNNLMSLSGKTFQLYTHNLIGLFEQLKKPGLAAQFQTHRFPDKILPRRFALTTKIPDTKGCHKCCIVRNPYTGHKYLCGALQSGIVLLQWYEPMQRFMLIKHFDFPLPSPLKVFEMLVVPEQEYPLVCVAISQGTEPGQVVRFETINLNSCSSWFTEMGTCNQQVDAIHVTQLERDTVLVCLDQNLKIVNLQGRLKSNKKLASELSFDFCIGTVVCLQDSVLAFWKHGMQGKSFKSNEVTQEICDPSRVFRLLGSDRVVVLESRPTDNPTAQSNLYILAGHENSY comes from the exons CAGCAGGAAATCTTCATGGTGAAGGAATGCATGCACCACAATATTGTGGCCTACTTTGGGAGCTACCTCTG TCGAGAGAAACTTTGGATATGTATGGAGTACTGTGGTGGAGGATCTCTGCAGGACATTTATCATG TGACGGGACCTCTCTCAGAGCTTCAGATAGCATATGTCTGCAGAGAGACCATACAG GGTTTGGGATATCTGCACAGCAAGGGCAAGATGCACCGTGACATCAAG GGTGCCAACATACTTCTTACAGACAACGGAGATGTGAAGTTAG CTGACTTTGGAGTTGCAGCCAAAATAACAGCTACCATTGCCAAAAGAAAGTCCTTCATTGGAACACCTTATTG GATGGCTCCAGAAGTAGCCGCAGTGGAGAAGAACGGTGGCTACAACCAGCTGTGTGATATCTGGGCTGTTGGCATCACATCCATAGAGCTGGCCGAGCTACAGCCTCCAATGTTTGATCTACACCCAATGAG gGCCTTGTTTTTGATGTCGAAAAGCAGCTTCCAGCCTCCGAagctaaaagacaaaaacaaatg GTCCACTGCCTTCCATAACTTTGTCAAAGTGTCTCTGACAAAGAACCCAAAGAAGAGGCCCACTGCAGAAAAACTTCTGTCG CATGTGTATGTGGCCCAGACGGGTTTGACAAGGAGGCTCGCTGTTGACCTCCTAGATAAGATGAACAACCCAGACAACCATCAGCATTACAGTGAGGTGGACGATGATGACCTCGAG CCCCTCTCTGCAGTCAGACACACCATCCGCTCCACCAACAAACAAGCCAGAGCTGAGAGGACACGCTCAGAGATAAACT CAAACAATGGGACAGACCAAGGAGGGCCATGCTCAAGTCCTAGCTTCACTGAGGGACACAGGGGGGATGCAG tCGATAAGCTCCAGTTTGAACCACCACTCCGTAAGGAAACTGAGGCTCATTCTGAAATG GATGTGAGTAAAGATAATGACTTCCCTTCCCCCTGGAGTCCCTTTGCAGAGGGAGGAATAACAACCAG GGGACACATCGCCCACCTTGAAGATGCATTTGAAGAAGTGGAGCT GTCAACCCTCAAGCCAGgggttcctcctcctctgcccccAAAG CCACGATTAAACAGCTCGTCAGAGGAGCTTGGCCTTAATGATGAGAGGTCTCTGACGGTTCGGAGGTTCCCTAACTCCGAGAACGGAGCGAGCCAGATGGTTCGCAGACAGAGCACACCTGAGCAGAGCAACAAGGTAGAGCACTCGTCTCCAGATTTCCTCTCTGCCAGCGTCAGCAGCCCCGGCCTTTTGTCTCACACCTCTGATCCTG ATAATGATTCGGATGACAGTGTGAATGGAGACAGTCTCAAGCCACCGCCCAACCGACAATACcggaaggagaaaaaggaatTCCCT AAACCAGCTATCAACGGTCTGCCACCCACTCCTAAAGTACTG ATGGGAGCCTGTTTCTCGAAAGTGTTTGATGGCTGTCCACTGAAGATAAACTGTGCCACATCATGGATTCATCCAGACACCAAAG aTCAGTACCTAATCTTTGGGACGGAGGATGGCATCTATACGCTGAATCTTAATGAGCTGCATGAAGCCACAATGGAGCAG CTGTTCCCGAGGAGGTGTACATGGCTGTACGTTATCAACAACAACCTGATGTCTTTATCTG GGAAAACCTTCCAGCTGTACACCCACAATCTCATCGGGCTGTTTGAGCAGCTGAAGAAGCCTGGCCTGGCTGCTCAGTTCCAGACTCACCGCTTCCCAGACAAAATTTTACCCAG GAGGTTTGCCTTGACAACTAAGATCCCCGACACAAAGGGCTGCCACAAGTGCTGCATTG tgAGAAATCCATATACAGGCCACAAGTACTTGTGTGGAGCGTTGCAGTCTGGGATTGTCCTGTTGCAGTGGTATGAGCCCATGCAGAGGTTTATGCTCATCAAG CACTTTGACTTCCCTCTTCCCAGCCCACTGAAGGTGTTTGAGATGCTGGTAGTCCCAGAGCAGGAGTATCCTCTGGTGTGTGTGGCCATCAGCCAGGGCACAGAGCCGGGCCAGGTGGTCCGCTTTGAGACCATCAACCTCAactcctgctcctcctggtTCACAGAGATGGGAACAT GTAATCAACAAGTGGATGCAATCCATGTCACCCAGCTGGAGAGAGACACGGTGTTGGTGTGTTTGGACC AAAATTTGAAGATTGTTAATCTCCAGGGCAGACTGAAGTCCAACAAGAAGCTGGCATCTGAGCTCAGCTTTGACTTCTGCATTGGAACTGTTG TGTGCCTTCAGGACAGCGTCCTGGCCTTCTGGAAACATGGCATGCAGGGAAAGAGCTTCAAGTCTAATGAG GTGACCCAGGAGATCTGTGATCCAAGCAGAGTCTTCCGCCTCCTCGGATCTGACAG GGTGGTGGTTTTGGAGAGCCGACCCACAGACAACCCCACGGCCCAGAGCAACCTCTACATTTTAGCAGGTCATGAGAACAGTTACTGA